The genomic window GGCGATCATCTCCCCCTCGGCCGCGGCCCCCTCGGGCCCCTGCCTGCGGACGCCCGTCAGGTCGATCGACACGTAGGCGCAGGTCATCCCCTCGGCGTCCACGTGCCAGGCCCAGGGGCCCGCCTCGTCGAAGGGGACCTTGGACTCGATGGCCCGGCCCACCTCGGCGCCGACGGCCTCGGCGACCCGCTCCACGGTGGACTCGGCGAGGTCCAGGCCGCACATCCGCGGCAGGGCGACATCGGCGGCCTTGGCGAAGCTCTCCCGGGCCGCCGCCAGGCAGGCCAGCTCGGCGGCGCCGGAGGTCAGGTCGCCGCCGTCGAGGCCGAAGGCGGCGTCGGCGGGGCAGTGGCCCTCGCGGCATCGCGGGCAGTGGTAGTAGCCGCGCTCGATGCGCAGCGGGCCCAGGGCCGAGACCAGCCCCTTGGGCCGATAGCCCTTGAAGCGGGCGGCCTCGGAGCAGCGGGGGCAGCTCGTGCTGGACCCTACATACCCCCTTTTTTCCGCTGCATGGCAGCGGCCTGGAGGGCCTTGGCGCCGACCCGATGGACCATGTCGCGGAGCTGGAACTCGGCCTCGCCGAAGAGCTCGTCGTCGGGCTTGGTGGCCAGCAGCTCGGCCATGGCCCGGATGTCCGCGTCCGAGGCCGCCCGGAGCTCCTCGTAGAGATCCTGGGCGAGGCGGGCCTGCCGCTCGGGCAGATGCTCGAAGGACATGACGGGGACCCTCCGTGAACAGAAGGCTACTGATTCCGAGGCGACGCATCGAAGACCTCTGTTCTACGGAATTTCCCACCCACTTTCGAGACGCTTACCCCCTCACGCGCGTCGGGCCGGCCTCGTCTTGACCGGCAAGGACTTGCGTCGTATGTTATGCCCCCGAATGCCGGCCGGGCCGGGCAGGCCTCGCGAAGGATCGCGGGCAGCCGGGGCGCGATCTCGCCGCGAGGACGAGGGACGGAACCCTTGACGATCGACCGAACGCACATCCTGATCCTCAATTACAACGGCCGGTCGCTCCTGGAGGAGTGCCTGCCGACGATCGTCGAGGCGGCCGAAGGCGCGGGGGTTCCCTGCGCGGTCAGCGTGATCGACAACGCCTCGACGGACGGGTCGTGCGACCTGCTGGCCCAGCGATGGCCGCGCGTCGGCCTCATCCGCCACGAGAACCTCGGGCTGGCGTCGTTCAACGACGTGCTGGCGACGCTCGACGAGCCGGTGGTGCTCCTCCTCAACAACGACGTGAAGCTGGAGGGGGGCTCCATCCCCCCCCTGCTCCGCGCCTTCGAGGAGCACGACGACGCCCTCTTCTCGGCGCCGCTCTGCTGGACGTTCGACGGCCGGGAGTACGAGGGGATGCGGACGCGGGTGCGGTCGCGGTTCGGGCTGGTCCAGGGCATGTGCCGGGTGCCGGGGAGCGAGGCGGCCTGGCGGGAGGCGGACCTGACGGCCGCGGCCGGGCCGGTTCTGGCGGTCGATCGCCTCCGGTTCCTGGAGATCGGCGGGTACGACCCGGTCTACTTCCCCGGCCGGATCGAGGACCTGGACCTCGGCTTCCGGGGCTGGATGGCCGGCTATCGCGGCTACTACGAGCCGGGGTCCGTGGCTTATCACAGGGGCCTGGCCACGTTCGGCCCGGCCTTCGGGGACGCCGGCTGCGATCGCCTGGCGGTCCGCAACAGCTTCCTGTTCGCGTGGAAGAACCTCGGCGGCCCCCGGCTGGCCCGTCACCTGCTCTGGATCCCGCCGCGCCTGGCGTACTGGCTGGCCCGGGGCCGGATCGACCTCGCCCTCGCGCTGGTCGCCGCCGCCCGGCGATGGGACGACGTGCGCCGGCGAAGGAGGTCGCGGCGGGACGCGGACGGGACCTGGGTCGATCGTCAGGAGGCCTTCTTCCGCCGTTTCGCGTGGTGACGAGGACGCGGCGTGGGAGCCGCCCGGACGGAGGCGGCCAGGACGAGATCCGATTCGCAGGGAGGCGAGGGATGGCGTCTCGGGGGATCCAACTGGTGATCGACGCCCGGCCGCGGGGGCCTTCCGGCCCGCTCGCGGTCGAGCCCTTGCTCGGACGCCCCGTGCTCGCCAGGCTGCTCGATCAGGCCGCACCCCTCGCTTCCGATCATCGGCCGATCGCGGTGCATGCCCGCGAGGACGAGCACGAGCTGCTCCGGGGCCTCGTCGCCGAGGCCGCCCCGGGGCGTGCCGTGCTGGCCACCGGCCCTCCCCTTTCCGGCGCGACGGTGCTGCGGACCGACCGGCTGTACGACGCCAGGCGCCTGAGGAGGGCGATCCGCCGCGGGGCCGACGTGGAGTCGGCCGTCGTCTGGCGGCTCGATCAGGGTCGGGGCCTCGCGGCCGCCGAGGAGGAGCTGAAGCGGCGGCTGACCTACCAGCCCCTCGGCCGCTTCTGGGCCTTCGGCCTGGCCCGGGCGCTGGCCGAGGCCCTCGCACCCACCCGGGTCCGGCCGAACATCGTGACGCTCGCGGCCGCCGGGCTCATGCTGGCCGCCTCGGCCATGGTGGCATTCGGCGGCCCGGCTCCGGGTCTCGCGGCGGCGACGGCCGCGGCGCTGGCGGCCGCCCTGGTGCTGGACACGGCCGACGGCCGGCTCGCCCGGCTCCAGGGGACGAGCTCGCCGTTCGGCCGGTGGCTCGATCAGGTCCTCGACGAGCTGGCCGACATGAGCCTGCACGCCGCGATCGCCTGGTCGGCCTATGCCTCTAGCGGCGACGTACGCTGGCTCCTGCTGGGCATGGCCTATCCGTCCGGGAAATACATCTTCGTGATGCAGTCGCTCGGGGGCGAGGCCCTGGAGCGGGCGTGGGAGCCGGCGGCCTCGAGACCGGCCCCGTCCCGTCGCCTGCGGCGGTGGGCGAGGCCGGCCCGCCGGGCCGTGGAGATGGCCGGCCACGCGGACGTCCGCTGGCACCTCTGGATCGTCCTGGCGGCGATGCGGCGGCTGGACCTCGCCCTGGTCGCCTACGCGGCGTACTTCCCGCTCCGGGCGCTCGCCGGCGGGCTCCGGAAGGCGGTGGGCCGTGCCTGAGCCGCGGATCTCGGCCCTCATCGTGGCGAGGAATGAGGCGGAGAACCTGCCGGGCTGCCTGGACTCGGTCGCGTTCGCCGACGAGCGGGTGGTCGTCGTGGACTCCCGGAGCGACGACGCGACGCTGGAGATCGCGCGGGCCCGCGCCGACGTCGTCGCCGTCCGGGACTTCGACGACTTCGCGGGCCAGCGGAACGCCGGGCGGGCGATGGCCAGCGGCGACTGGATCCTGTCGATCGACGCCGACGAGCGCGTGACGCCGGGGCTCGCCGGGGAGATCCGCCGGGCCATCCGCGACGCCGATTCGAGCGGACTGGTCGGCTTCCGGCTGCCGATCCGGAGCGAGATCCTCGGCCGGCCGTTCGGATACTCGGGCACGCAGCAGGACATCCCGCTGCGTCTCTTCCGTCGCGGGCTCGGCGCGTGGACCGGGCAGGTCCACGAGACGGTCGCCATCTCCGGCCCGATCGGCCGGATGTCCGGCTTCCTGACGCACCGGACCCTCCCCTCGATGCAGGCCTTCCTGGGGAAGATCGACCACTACACGACGCTCGAAGCGAGCGACCTCTACCGCGCCGGCGAGCGGTTCCGCGCGAGCGACCTGGCGGCGCGGCCGTTCTGGGTCTTCCTCAAGCTGTACCTGGCCAAGCAGGGGTTCCGCGACGGCCTCGAAGGGCTGATGTTCTGCGCCCTGTCGGGCCTCTCGGTCGCGGTCCGGACGTGGAAGCTGCGCGAGATCGATCTCGCGAAGGGGGCGGCGTGAAGAACCTCCATGAGGCCGAGGTCGCGAGCCGGTTCGACGCCCAGCGGCGTCGGTTCAAGTCGGCCGTCGCCGACGACGACTACCGGCTGCTGGGCCTGCTCGACGCCGTCGGCCCGGTCCGCGGGCTGACGATCCTGGACCTCGGCTGCGGCAAGGGCCGCTTCGCCCGGGCGCTCCGGCGTCGTGGGGCGGCGGTGATCGGCGTGGACATCGCCGCGGCCATGCTCGCCGAGGCGACCGGCGTGCCCCGGGCGCGGGCCTCGTCGCGCCGGCTGCCCTTCCGCGACGCGTCGTTCGACGCCGTCATCGCCGTGGAGGCCGTCGAGCACATGGATCCGGCCGGCTGCGAGGCGACGCTCCGGGAGGCCCGCCGGGTGCTGCGGCCCGGCGGCCGGCTGGCGATCGTGGACAAGAACGTCGCGGCCCTCTCGGCCCGGCGGCCCTGGCTGCCGAGCGTCGCGGAGAAGCGGATCGACGAGCTCCGCGGGCGCTGGATGTATCCCGCCTGGGGGCCGGTCCGCGAGCGATGGTTCTGGCCGTCCCGGCTCCGTCGCGCCCTCGAGCGGCGGTTCGAGCGGGTGGACGTCCGCCGCCTCCTCTCGCCGGCCGAGCGCGAGAGGTGGCTCTTCCGCCGCCTGCCCGCGGCGCGCCTGATGACGCTCTGGGTCGCCGAGGCCCCGGGAGGCCGCAATGTCCAGTAACCTCTACCGCCCGATCCTCGCCCCGCTCCCCCTGCTGCTCTGGAAGACGCCGCCGGGCCTGGAGCTGATCCTGGGCCAGGAGGGCGTCGCGCACGAGGTCATCCGCGACGCGCACCCGTACGCCTTCCGCCGCGGCCGGTTCGTCCTCTTCGACGGCCGGACCTCCTCGCGGGCGGAGATCCGCTCGCTGACGACGCGCGAGCAGGTGGCGATCGACGTGGACGCCTTCCGCCGGGCCGAGCCCGCGGACCCGTTCGAGGCGCTCGTCGACCAGGGGTCCTCGGGCGCGATCTGGAAGTACAAGCAGTGGCGGCTCCGCGAGCGCGTGGCGAGGCGCCCCAAGGCGGCGATCCGCCGCGCCCTGGTGGCCGCCATCCGCGAGGGGGTCGAGTCCGGAGGCGGGGCGTGGATGCGGCTGTCCCCCTTCCCGTACCCCTATCGCTCCGCGTTCAACCTCCGCGTGGACCTCGACGAGCCGGTGCCGGAGGACTACCACCGCTTCGCGCTCTCGCGGAACCTGCTCGCCGATTGCACGACGCATTTCGTGAGCACGCAGGCGTACGAACAGCATCCCGTGGTGATGGCCGACCTGCTGCGGCAGGACACCCAGTCGCACGGCCACTTCCACTACGTCTACCGCGACCCGGTCGCCAACCTGCGGAACCTGGAGCGGGCGGACCGCATCCTCCGCGACCGGGGGTTCGAGCCCGCCGCCTTCGCCGGGCCGCACGGGCGGTGGAATCCCGGGCTGGACGACGCCATGGAGTCGCTCGGCTACGCGTATTCCTCGGACTTCCAGATCGGCTACGACGACCTCCCCTTCTTCCCGTGGAAGGGGGCGCGGTTCTCCCAGGTCCTCCAGGTGCCGATCCATCCGGTCTGCGAGGGCCTCTTCCTCGAGGACGGCGCGACCGACGGCCGGATCGTGGCGGAGTACCTCTGCCGCGTGGTCGAGGCCAAGGTCGCGGCGGGCGAGCCGGCCTTCGTCTACGGCCATCCCGAGCGGCGCCTGGGCCGGATGCCCGAGGTGATCATCGGCCTCAACCGGGTCCTCCAGGGGCACTCCCTCGTGTGGAGGACGACCCTCACCGAGATGGCCCGATGGTGGCGATGGCGGGCCTCCCGGCGGTACGTGGTCCTCCCCCGCGAGGGGGGCCGGCTGGAGATCCAGCTGGAGGACTGGGACGACGAGTACCCGCTGGCGATGGAGATCCACCGGGGCGCCTTCTCGTGCACGATCCCGATCCGGGGCACGCGGACCGTGGTGCGGCCGGAGGACCTCGCGTACGAGCGCCGGGAGGAGCCCGGCGGGGGCCTGCTCCGGCCCCCGTACCCCGACCATCGCCAGCGCGGCCTGCGGGAGACCGTGCGGCGGGCGATCGACTGGGAGACGGTGACTCCGCTGGATGAGCTGTCCTCGGCCACGCTGTCCGACCGCGTCAAGAAGGGGCTCAGGTGGTGGAAACTTCGACGGACCGGGACCGGCTGATGGCGTGGACCTCGTCATCCCTGGGGCACGACCTCCCCACCGCGGAGTGGCTGCGATCCCGGTCCGCGCACGCCAGGGCCGACGGCGCGATCCTCCTGCACGCCCCGTCGTTCGCCTTCCAGGCGCCCGGGGGCGGCGAGAATCAGCTCGTCCAGACGGGCCGTCACCTGGAGGCCATCGGCCGGGCCGTCGGGCTCTTCTGCCCGTGGACCGACCGCCTGGACCGCGCGGCGGTGCTCCACCTGTTCGGGATGTCGCGCGAGGGGCTCGAGCTGGCCCGCCGCGCGAAGGCCCGGGGCACGCCCGTGGTCCTCTCGCCGATCTGCTGGTTCGAGCCGGCGGCGCTGTGGCACCTGGAGGACCGGCCGGCGGCGCGTCTGAAGGGCCTGGCCGGCTGGGCCGCGCGTCGGGCGGTCCCCTCCATGCCGGGCTGGCGCCGGGAGCTGCTGTCGCTCGCCGATCGGGTCCTGCCCAATTCGCACGCCGAGGCCCGCCAGCTCGCCCGGCTCTTCGGCGTGGACGACCGGAAGATCGCGGTGGTCCCCAACGGCGTGTTGGAGCGGTTCCGCCACGCGACGCCGGACGCGTTCCGCGGGCGCCACGGCGTCGAGGATTTCGTCCTGTTCGTCGGGCGGATCGAGCCCCGCAAGAACCCGCTGGGCCTGATCCTCGCCGCCCGGCTGCTGGGCGTCCGCGTGGTGGCCATGGGCGCGGCGCCGGCGGAGCACCGCGGCTACCTGGAGCGTTGCCGCGAGGCGGGGGGATCGCTCGTCCGCTGGCTGGGCGAGCACGAGCACGACGACCCGCTGCTCGCCTCCGCGTACGCCGCCGCGAGGGTCTTCGCGTTGCCGAGCTGGTTCGAGACCCCGGGCCTGGCCGCCCTCGAGGCCGCGCTGGCCGGGTCCAGGGTGGTGATCACGCCCTACGGCTCGACGCGGGAATACTTCGGCGAGCACGCCGAGTACGCCCGGCCGGACCGCGTCGACGAGGTCGCCGAGGCGATCGCGCGGTGCTGGGCGAGGCCCCGGGATCCTGCCCTGGCGTCATTCGTCGCTTCGAATTACCTTTGGGGCCGCGTCGCGGCGAGAACGGCGGAGGTGTATGACCAGGTCGCCCGCTAGTCCCAGGCCGGTCCGCACGGGCCGCTACCGCTACAGCAAGCTGCGGTGGCGGCTGCTCGCCCACGCCGTCGACGGCGTGGGCACCGTGGCCATGCGGGCCTGGCGATGCGTCCAGCCCGAGCGGGCCGCCCCGGCCCCGCGCCGGATCCTGCTCATCCAGCTCGACCACCTGGGTGACTCGGTCCTGAGCAGCCCGCTGATCGAGAACCTCCGGAAGGCGTACCCGGACGCGGCCCTCGACGTGCTGGCCTCGCCGAGCAACCACGAGGTCTTCGAGGCCGACCCTCGGATCGATCGCGTGAGGGTCGCCGCGAAGACATGGTTCGAACGCTATCCCGGCCGCTGGAGCATGCTGCGCGCCGTCTGGGACCTCGGCCGGTCGATCCGGGGCGAGGGATATGACCTCGGGATCGACGTCCGCGGCGACATCCTCACCGTGCTCGTCCTGGCCCTCGGCGGCGTCCCGCGCCGGGTCGGCTGGACGATGGGCGGCGGCGGCTTCCTCCTGACCGACGTGGCCCGCTGGGTCCGCGGCCGCCACGAGGTCCGCTCGCGGATGGCGCTCCTGGAGCCCCTGGGCATCGAGGCCGAGCCCGAGCCGCGTGCGGTCGTCCACGTCACCGGCCGCGACCGCGCGGCCGCGGCGAGGGTGCTCGCGGAGGCCTGGCCCCGCAGGTCGGCGAGGCGGGCGGAAGTCCCGGTCGGCGCGGCCGTCGCGGCCGATTCGGCCGGATGGTCGAGGCCGAGGGACCTGCGACCCGTCCCGCTCCCGCCGATCCCCGCCGAAGCCGGCGACGCCCTCCACGCGGGCCGCTTCGGCCACATGCCGCCCCTCCTGGCGATCCACACCGGGGCCGGCACCGCCGCCAAGCGATGGCCGGCGGCACACTGGTGCGAACTGGCCCGGCGCTTCCTCCAGGACGGCTGGCGGATCGTCGTCGTGGGCGGGCCCGATGACCTGCCGTCGAGCGAAGGCCTGCCGAGGCACGACCGCCTCCGCAACGTGGCGGGCAAGCTTTCCGTCACGCAGACCGCGGCCCTCCTGGAGCGGGCCGACCTGTTCATCGGCGCCGATTCCGGCCCCGCCCACCTGGCGGCCTCGGCCGGGACCCTCTCCGTGGTCCTCTTCAGCGGGACGAATCACGCCGCACAGTGGCGGCCCTGGTCGCGGCATTCCCTCATCCTCCGCCACAAGGTCCCGTGCCGCCCCTGCCACCAGAAGGCCTGCCCGCTTGCCGATCACCCCTGCATGAGCGAGCTGACCCCGGACCGCGTCCACCGCGCCGCGATCCGCTGGTGGAGCCGGGTCCATCACGCCGAATCCCCGCACAACCCGATCTGACGCAGCGAGGCTTCGACCCGAGAGCATCGCATCGTGAACCCGATTCATGAGGACCCGCGAGGACGTCGAGATGACGCAAGATCCCATTCCGGCCCGGGACGAAAGCGGGGCGAGGACGCCCTCGCGGACCCGCCTCCTCGGCGCCGTCCGCGACTGGGTCGTCCTCGCCTGGGTCATCGTCTGGTTCTGGGTCTACGTCCAGACCGCGCTGGCCGAGCGGTTCCCTCAGCTCTTGGGCTGGACGCGACGGCTCTGGTGAGCGCGATCAGCGGCCAGGTGGCGAGGGCGGGACCGGCGGCACCGGCACGGGTGGGCTCGACGCCCCGGTCTCGCCCGGGACGATCGTCGCGCGGAGCAGGCCGCTGGCGACGTCCCAGAACTTGACGGTCTGGTCCATGCTGCCCGTGGCGAGGGTCTTGCCGTCGGGCGAGAAGGCCAGGGCGTAGATGCTGCCGTCGTGGGCCCACAGCTCGTGGGTCTTCTGGCGGGTCGCGACCTCCCAGAGCGTGACCTTGCAAGGCAGGGCCTTGTCGTGGGCGGCGCCCGGCTCGCCCTCCGAGGCGGCGAGGAGCCTCCCGTCGGGCGAGAACCGCACGCCGAGAACCGCACGATCGAACGGGCCGAGCATGGCCAGCGACTTGC from Aquisphaera giovannonii includes these protein-coding regions:
- a CDS encoding glycosyltransferase; translated protein: MTIDRTHILILNYNGRSLLEECLPTIVEAAEGAGVPCAVSVIDNASTDGSCDLLAQRWPRVGLIRHENLGLASFNDVLATLDEPVVLLLNNDVKLEGGSIPPLLRAFEEHDDALFSAPLCWTFDGREYEGMRTRVRSRFGLVQGMCRVPGSEAAWREADLTAAAGPVLAVDRLRFLEIGGYDPVYFPGRIEDLDLGFRGWMAGYRGYYEPGSVAYHRGLATFGPAFGDAGCDRLAVRNSFLFAWKNLGGPRLARHLLWIPPRLAYWLARGRIDLALALVAAARRWDDVRRRRRSRRDADGTWVDRQEAFFRRFAW
- a CDS encoding CDP-alcohol phosphatidyltransferase family protein is translated as MASRGIQLVIDARPRGPSGPLAVEPLLGRPVLARLLDQAAPLASDHRPIAVHAREDEHELLRGLVAEAAPGRAVLATGPPLSGATVLRTDRLYDARRLRRAIRRGADVESAVVWRLDQGRGLAAAEEELKRRLTYQPLGRFWAFGLARALAEALAPTRVRPNIVTLAAAGLMLAASAMVAFGGPAPGLAAATAAALAAALVLDTADGRLARLQGTSSPFGRWLDQVLDELADMSLHAAIAWSAYASSGDVRWLLLGMAYPSGKYIFVMQSLGGEALERAWEPAASRPAPSRRLRRWARPARRAVEMAGHADVRWHLWIVLAAMRRLDLALVAYAAYFPLRALAGGLRKAVGRA
- a CDS encoding glycosyltransferase family 2 protein, with translation MPEPRISALIVARNEAENLPGCLDSVAFADERVVVVDSRSDDATLEIARARADVVAVRDFDDFAGQRNAGRAMASGDWILSIDADERVTPGLAGEIRRAIRDADSSGLVGFRLPIRSEILGRPFGYSGTQQDIPLRLFRRGLGAWTGQVHETVAISGPIGRMSGFLTHRTLPSMQAFLGKIDHYTTLEASDLYRAGERFRASDLAARPFWVFLKLYLAKQGFRDGLEGLMFCALSGLSVAVRTWKLREIDLAKGAA
- a CDS encoding class I SAM-dependent methyltransferase codes for the protein MKNLHEAEVASRFDAQRRRFKSAVADDDYRLLGLLDAVGPVRGLTILDLGCGKGRFARALRRRGAAVIGVDIAAAMLAEATGVPRARASSRRLPFRDASFDAVIAVEAVEHMDPAGCEATLREARRVLRPGGRLAIVDKNVAALSARRPWLPSVAEKRIDELRGRWMYPAWGPVRERWFWPSRLRRALERRFERVDVRRLLSPAERERWLFRRLPAARLMTLWVAEAPGGRNVQ
- a CDS encoding polysaccharide deacetylase family protein: MSSNLYRPILAPLPLLLWKTPPGLELILGQEGVAHEVIRDAHPYAFRRGRFVLFDGRTSSRAEIRSLTTREQVAIDVDAFRRAEPADPFEALVDQGSSGAIWKYKQWRLRERVARRPKAAIRRALVAAIREGVESGGGAWMRLSPFPYPYRSAFNLRVDLDEPVPEDYHRFALSRNLLADCTTHFVSTQAYEQHPVVMADLLRQDTQSHGHFHYVYRDPVANLRNLERADRILRDRGFEPAAFAGPHGRWNPGLDDAMESLGYAYSSDFQIGYDDLPFFPWKGARFSQVLQVPIHPVCEGLFLEDGATDGRIVAEYLCRVVEAKVAAGEPAFVYGHPERRLGRMPEVIIGLNRVLQGHSLVWRTTLTEMARWWRWRASRRYVVLPREGGRLEIQLEDWDDEYPLAMEIHRGAFSCTIPIRGTRTVVRPEDLAYERREEPGGGLLRPPYPDHRQRGLRETVRRAIDWETVTPLDELSSATLSDRVKKGLRWWKLRRTGTG
- a CDS encoding glycosyltransferase family 4 protein; its protein translation is METSTDRDRLMAWTSSSLGHDLPTAEWLRSRSAHARADGAILLHAPSFAFQAPGGGENQLVQTGRHLEAIGRAVGLFCPWTDRLDRAAVLHLFGMSREGLELARRAKARGTPVVLSPICWFEPAALWHLEDRPAARLKGLAGWAARRAVPSMPGWRRELLSLADRVLPNSHAEARQLARLFGVDDRKIAVVPNGVLERFRHATPDAFRGRHGVEDFVLFVGRIEPRKNPLGLILAARLLGVRVVAMGAAPAEHRGYLERCREAGGSLVRWLGEHEHDDPLLASAYAAARVFALPSWFETPGLAALEAALAGSRVVITPYGSTREYFGEHAEYARPDRVDEVAEAIARCWARPRDPALASFVASNYLWGRVAARTAEVYDQVAR
- a CDS encoding glycosyltransferase family 9 protein codes for the protein MTRSPASPRPVRTGRYRYSKLRWRLLAHAVDGVGTVAMRAWRCVQPERAAPAPRRILLIQLDHLGDSVLSSPLIENLRKAYPDAALDVLASPSNHEVFEADPRIDRVRVAAKTWFERYPGRWSMLRAVWDLGRSIRGEGYDLGIDVRGDILTVLVLALGGVPRRVGWTMGGGGFLLTDVARWVRGRHEVRSRMALLEPLGIEAEPEPRAVVHVTGRDRAAAARVLAEAWPRRSARRAEVPVGAAVAADSAGWSRPRDLRPVPLPPIPAEAGDALHAGRFGHMPPLLAIHTGAGTAAKRWPAAHWCELARRFLQDGWRIVVVGGPDDLPSSEGLPRHDRLRNVAGKLSVTQTAALLERADLFIGADSGPAHLAASAGTLSVVLFSGTNHAAQWRPWSRHSLILRHKVPCRPCHQKACPLADHPCMSELTPDRVHRAAIRWWSRVHHAESPHNPI